The genomic DNA gagtccctTACCTCTGCTACGACAACGTGCGCGTGGAACCAACagacaccaggtgtgtgtgtgtgtgtgtgtgtgtgtgtgtgtgtgtgtgtgtgtgtgtgtgtgtgtgtgtgtgtgtgtgtgtgtgtgtgtgtgtgtgtgtgtgtgtgtgtgtgtgtgtgtgtgtggagtccctTACCTCTACTACGACAACGTGCGCGTGGAACCAACagacaccaggtgtgtgtgtgtgtgtgtgtgtgtgaacaagccatttactaatagtttacaaatgcttaacaaatgatgaattgtgtgtagttattatgtaagggataatgtatagaacgccggtcattatcggaaaataattcctgacaggatgaactgaaccccgacacGCAGCGGAGGgcttttgcttcgtcctgaagggaattattttccgataattacATAATCCTACGTATTTATTCCCTTATTATCTTGTTACTAAttacatatgtctgtgtgtgtgtgtgtgtgtgtgtgtgtgtgtgtgtgtgtgtgtgtgtgtgcagttttaaGGAGGCCATAGCCTTTGCTAAGAAGGAGAACTTTGACGTGTTTGTGGCAGTGGGCGGGGGCTCAGTGATTGACACCTGCAAGGCAGCCAATCTCTACGCTTGCTACCCTGAAGCGGACTTCCTGGACTTTGTCAACGCCCCCATTGGGAAAGGAAAACCAATCACACGGGCCCTGAAACCCCTcatagcaggtgtgtgtgtgtgtgtgtgtgtgtgtgtgtgtgtgtgtgtgtgtctgagagatgGCAGCATGCAGTAATGTGTttcaaaatgtctgtgtgtgtgtgtgtgtgtgtgtgtgtgtgtgtgtgtgtgtgtgtgtgtgtgtgtgtagttcccaCCACTGCAGGCACAGGCAGTGAAACGACTGGAGTGGCTATCTTTGACTACGAACCTCTCAAGGCCAAAACAGGTGTGTAAACCTTTAGCATCCtaagtggggtgtgtgtgtgtgtgtgtgtgtacgagcctTGACCTTTAGCATagcaagtgtgtgtatctgtggtgtTATGTGTGGTGCTGTATGTGCAAACATAACAAATGACCTCACAGAGTCACCTCCAAGCAACAGAAAACAAGACACGACTGTTAAAGCAGAAAACCATTACTATTATGATGCAGATGAATGGAATATCTAAatgattattattgtgtgtgtgtgtgtgtgtgtgtgtgtgtgtgtgtgtgtgtgtgtgtgtaggtattgcCAATCGTGCGCTGCGTCCGGTGTTGGGGATCGTGGACCCcctgcacacactccacatgcCCTCCAGAGTGGCAGCCAACTCAGGATTTGATGTCCTatggtatggagtgtgtgtgtgtgtgtgtgtgtgtgtgcgtgcgtgcgtgcgtgcgtgcgtgcgtgcgtgcgtgcgtgcgtgcgtgcgtgcgtgcgtgcgtgcgtgcgtgcgtgcgtgcgtgcgcgtgtgcgtgtgcgagtgcgagtgcgtgcgagtgcgagtgtgtgtgtgcgagtgtgagtgtgtgtgtgtgtgtgtgcgagtgtgtgcgtggtaCGGTCTCACTCAtttgatgagtgtgtgcgtgttgttagTATATGAAAgtatatttggtgtgtgtgtgtgtgtttgtgtgtgtgtgtgtgtgtgtgtgtgtgtgtgtgtgtgtgtgtgtgtagccatgcTCTAGAGTCCTACACGGCTCTTCCCTActctgatcatgtgtgtgtgtgtgtgtgtgtgtgtgtgtgtgtgtgtgtgtgtgtgtgtgtgtgtgtgtgtgtgtgtgtagtcatgctCTAGAGTCCTACACGGCTCTTCCCTActctgatcatgtgtgtgtgtgtgtgtgtgtgtgtgtgtagtcatgctCTAGAGTCCTACACGGCTCTTCCCTACTCtgatcatgtatgtgtgtgtgtgtgtgtgtgtgtgtgtgtgtgtgtgtgtgtgtgtgtgtgtgtgtgtgtgtgtgtagtcatgctCTAGAGTCCTACACGGCTCTTCCCTActctgatcatgtgtgtgtgtgtgtgtgtgtgtgtgtgtgtgtgtgtgtgtgtgtgtgtgtgtgtgtgtgtgtgtgtgtgtgtagtcatgctCTAGAGTCCTACACGGCTCTGCCCTActctgatcatgtgtgtgtgtgtgtgtgtgtgtgtgtgtgtgtgtgtgtagccatgcTCTAGAGTCCTACACGGCTCTTCCCTActctgatcatgtgtgtgtgtgtgtgtgtgtgtgtgtgtgtgtgtagccatgcTCTAGAGTCCTACACGGCTCTGCCCTACTCTGAGAGGAGTCCGTGCCCGCCCACTCCTCTGCATCGCCCCGCCTACCAGGGCAGCAACCCAATCAGCGACGTGTGGGCCAGACACGCCCTCAACATCGTGGCCAAGTACATGAAGCGGTGAGTCTgggaggagtgagtgtgtgagagagagagagagagggagtgtgtgtgtgtgtgtttgtgtgtgtgtgcgttggcaCAAGGTTACATTATCATAGagctatttatgtgtgtgtgtgtgtgtgtgtgtgtgtgtgtgtgtgtgtgtgtgtgtgtgtgtgcgttggcaCAAGGTTACATTATCATAGagctattaatgtgtgtgtgtgtgtgtgtgtgtgcgttggcaCAAGATTACATTATCATAGagctatttatgtgtgtgtgtgtgtgtgtgtgtgtgtgtgtgtgtgtgggcgttggCACAAGGTTACATTATCATAGGGCtatttatgtctgtctgtctgtctgtctgtttgtccgtttgtttgcaagatgtctcaaaaagtaatggatggatttcgattaaagtTTCATCAGGAAcagtctgaaatgacccaaggaagaaacaatgaaacgattcaattttgggagtgatccgtatcaccgttgCGATTCCGGAGGCGcttatgttttttgtttagcggtgtaatggcatggtctggccacgtggtggcgatctgaatagtttagtggtgtaatggcatggtatggccacgtggtggcgatctgaatagtttaggttcaaatgtatgacaacctacagaaggaagaacaatacaggcagaggtagctgcgctctctgagggGTAGATGAACTAACGTTTTTGcacccacttcaggcgtatttgtttggCAACGTGCGCTTAAATAGATGGCGAGGTACGTACTAACAGGCCGCAACGAGGTGAAGacacagactgcctgtcgcaggagctgagaatggcaaattgcgctcTTCCGTCTCATGCACATGGATTTATGAAAGCGCACatctattttgcgcctaaatatttccgccttgtaaaagcatgTGTTAAATGCTGTttgctattacagtttttctcaattgtttacacacaatttctggtgaactataagcacaatttctgctttacactcaaattgcagttctaaaacacactgttttcaaagcACTAAACACAATTctctgcattagacacaattttcatgaagaaaatctcttgttttcataacgaacacactgccattcaaattctaaagctaactgccctaccatgcacactgactcttcagatgggcaaactcctgtcacacagtcttacaattagcaatcagagctttagtactacagtatagtagtacaggcagaggcagagccagaggagtgagagtaagaggaggaggatggggaggccaaggaccgtaatctctgatgagccactagaacattgctgtgctgcgtatcaatgcagtacagtaccggacagtagtAGTATTGCcggtgggctgttctgtaggactgtaaaaataaagtatgtttcaagtatttggggaaagtattccTACTTTGGATTcctttacagtattttactatttgtttggcagccgaaagattaccaacacaagggcttctgtctcctgaacaggaaactgaaatcatgagcattgtcctagaaaaaacagcataacattacagcaaatacaaagaaaaataatagaaaacaatgagattttcaaaaatattgatagggtaagcatatcaacttactgtatcagcttatctactgtttgtagtactgtttgtaatgtaacactgaacaaaaaaaggcccaagtcattataatgaatggagaagaagtgttttcaattcatcgcagtgttttacactgagcacatcagtgttcaactggtccttataaatgtcttgatatatgatggtttgtgtgtgtctcttgagaacacaagagcattttgaggagaaattacattgttttgaaggtaaagtgtcattttgcaggagaattgtggagttttgcccattgtgtgtgttgttttggatttgtgtgtagagttctgagagtatgaggcatgttttcagaaaatgtgtgttaatatTCGAGAAAAACTGTTAATGCATCTCTAAGAGAAtctttcaaagacaacagaatcgctaattagaccTCACGTTTTGCATCTTTGTACTATATTAAAAGCACCTTAACTTTCTTTGGCTTTTCGAAcgtcttactttcactttcacaccaTCCGCTTAAACTTCCCTACTTGCTAGATTTGATCTTCCATAGCCTATGTGCACAAGTGTACACTACTGTACGTGCACAAGTGTACACTACAGTACGTGCACAAGTGTACACTACAGTACGTGCACAAGTTTACACTACAGTACGTGCACAAGTGTAAACTACAGTACGTGCACAAGTGTAAACTACAGTACGTGCACAAGTGTACTCTACAGTACGTGCACAAGTGTAAACTACAGTACGTGCACAAGTGTACTCTACAGTACGTGCACAAGTGTACTCTACAGTACGTGCacaagtgtacagtacagtacgtgcacAAGTGTAAACTACAGTACGTGCacaagtgtacagtacagtacgtgcacAAGTGTAAACTACAGTACGTGCACAAGTGTACACTACAGTACGTGCACAAGtgtaaactacagtatgtgcacaagTGTAAACTACAGTACGTGCacaagtgtacagtacagtacgtgcacAAGTGTAAACTACAGTACGTGCACAAGTGTACTCTACAGTACGTGCACAAGTGTAAACTACAGTACGTGCacaagtgtacagtacagtacgtgcacAAGTGTAAACTACAGTACGTGCACAAGTGTAAACTACAGTACGTGCACAAGTGTACTCTACAGTACGTGCacaagtgtacagtacagtacgtgcacaagtgtacagtacagtacgtgcacAAGTGTACACTACAGTACGTGCACAAGTTTACACTACAGTCAGCCTTGTTTGTGTAGAACTACTGCTcctcattatcttcctgcttgttgacattatgcattgtattattgcatgatcgctaaacgttggattcgtgcgtatgtgcgtgtgtgtgtgtgtgcgcgtgcgtgtgtgtgtgcctgcacgtgtgtgtgtgcgtgcgtgtgtgtgtgtgtgtgcgcgtgcgtgtgtgtgtgcctgcacgtgtgtgtgtgcgtgcgtgtgtgcgtgtgtgtgtgtgtgtgtgcgtgggcgtgtgtgcgtgtgtgtgcgtgtgtgtgtgcctgcacgtgtgtgtgcgtgtgtgtgtgtgtgtgtgtgtgtgtgtgtgtgtgtgtgtgtgtgtgtgtgtgtgtgtgtgtgtgcgtgcgtgcgtgcgtgcgtgcgtgcgtgtgtgcgtgtgcgtgtgcgtgtgcgtgcgtgcgtgcgtgcgtgtgtgcgcgtgcgtgtgcgtgtgcgtgtgtgtgtgtgtgtgtgtgttcagggctgTGCGGGACCAGGGGGATGTGGAGGCTCGCTCTAGTATGCACCTGGCCAGTGTGTTTGCTGGGATTGGCTTTGGCAATGCAGGAGTTCACCtctggtaagacacacacacacacacacacaaataccaacatacacatacacatggcagcatacacacacacacacacacacacagtcagacatgcATCTGAAGTTATTTCTCTAATTACtgaatggtctctctctctctctctctgtgtgtgtgtgtgtgtgtgttgcctgcgtgtgtgtgtgtgtgtttgttgtagtCATGGTATGTCCTATCCTATAGCTGGGAACGTGAAGACCTACAAAGCGAAGGAATACAGCGTTGACCACCCTGTCGTAGTGAGAATCATTTgcaaatgactgtgtgtgtgtgtgtgtgcgtgcgtgtgtgtgtgtacatgtacagtatgtgcgcacatgtgtgtttcaAGTCAAgcgctttcccagaaattcccagttcttTGTCAAGAGAATAGTTTTATTTCCTCTTGCATGATATACTGTTACAGCAGGAGGTGTTAACTACTGGTAGACCACCTCTGGACTGAACCTTCCCAAGCATAACGGGAGAAGCAGCAACATCCCCAAACAAACAGAACTGGCAACCTCCAGCATGCAGCAACATCCCTAAACAAACAGAACTGGCAACCTCCAGCATGCAGCAACATCCCCAAACAAACAGAACTGGCAACCTCCAGCATAACGGGAGAAGCAGCAACATCCCCAAACAAACAGAACTGGCAACCTCCAGCCAAGGAGGTGTTCAGGGGCAACATATCCTTGCAAGTAACAGTTCTGCCACAACGTTTATTTAAAGAGCCAACACATTCCCGAGCACTCATTGCTATTTCTAAATGCACTTGTGCAATacaaatgcaaatgtaatgtaGAATAGCTACTTGTTCCCATAGCTGCTAGCGTTGCTGGCGTAGCGTGGTCGCTGTGGCTGTCTGTGTACTAGCAGAAGAAGCACAACGGGCAACAAAGGGATTCACCACAAAACATCTTGTTAACAAAACGTCCTAAAATATAACTGCCCAGTTAATGACAAATGAATTACAGCATAATACTTATGGTCGAACAGCATAACCCGTGAACTTGATGGCTAACTTGACTGAGCTGAATGGGAAATAATTGGACCACGTTTCTTTAAGAAGTCTGACAAATTTGGATGTCAAAAACGGCTGGtctattagatagatagatagatagatagatactttattgatccccaaggggaaattcaaggaaacGACAACGACTTTGTATGTACAAGACAGAATGCAAACACCTAGTCTTGGTCGTTATTAATCTTATCACTGTCACTTTTGCAAACAGACTGAAAGTGCCATCTGGTGTAGGTAGATTTTCTTCACGTAGCTGATAAGTCGCTAGCAAGCATCCAGGCCACCAAGATGTTACTTTGCTAACCAAGACTGCTCACCTAATGTTACTTTGCTAACAATCCACTGAAAGCCAAGGCCAACAGACGACCGTAACTTCCAACTTGAAACACTATAAGATTCCATTCCTCCTAAAATGAACGTTCTGCGCAAGAACACATTGTACTTTTTTAGAAAAACAATTAGCTGTTAGCTGGCATTAGCTGACCACCAGCTGGCAAAATTGCAGAAAAAGCCGCTGGCAgcagttttttttataaaaataaGCGCTCTGAACGATCTCTGCCAATAGAAGCAGGGCCTGGCCAGCTGTCAATCATCTGAGCGGTTAGACTGACGGTCAGCTGGGCCGTCCAGGGAAGCTAGCGAGACTCcgtgacctgcctgaactaacgctGTCATGGAATTGAAGAAAGATTGCAAATCAAATCGTGACTTTAAAATATAAAATTAAATCAaatcgaggatttggagaatcttgacacccctagtgtgtgtgtgtgtgtgtgtgattgagacgATTGATTGCATGTAAGGGATTGTGTTACCTGtggatatctgtgtgtttttgtgtgtgtgttatggccaTTTTGTGCTTTTCATTGAATGTATCATTTTAGGTTTGAAATATGGTGGTTCTGTAAGatggaaaacattttaaagctCCATTTCCCTGCTCAATGTTATGGCCCACCATCTTTGCTGTGACACAAGGGGTCaaagtgtatgttgtgtgtcgCAGGGTTAGTTTGAGACAGAACAATAATATAAGGGAAGTTGGTGAATCACACTGTTTTGACTACTCTCTAGTTTACTAGCACTTTAGAAACAGTTTTTAAGATTTAAGAGTTAAGATCATATCTATTGACTAATTTACAACATATTTTCTTTCATGGTTATATTTAGTACATGGACAATGAATTAGTTTTGCAACGTAATCCAAGAGGTGCGTTAATCCAACCTACATACTGCAGTTCATGGCCCATGGAACTTGGACTTATAAAATGaacattagagtgtgtgtgtgtgtgtgtgtgtgtgtgtgtttagcctcATGGTCTGTCGGTGGTGGTGACGTCTCCTGCTGTGTTCTCCttcactacagtgtgtgtgtgtgtgtgtgtgtgtgtgtgtgtgtgtttagcctcATGGTCTGTCGGTGGTGGTGACGTCTCCTGCTGTGTTCTCCTTCACTGCCAGCATGTGTCCAGAGCGCCACCTGGAGGCTGCTCAGATACTCggtacgcacgcgcacacacacacacacgcactcagatACTcgttacacgcacacacacacacacacacgcactcagatACTcgttacacgcacacacacacacacacgctcaaatactcgttacacacacacacacacacacacacacacacacacacacacacacacacacacacacacacgcacacacacgcacacacacacacgcgcctggAGGCTGCTCAGATACTcggtacgcacgcacacacatacatacacacacacacacacacacgcacacacacacacacacacacacacacacacacacacacgctcagatactcgttacacacacacaaacacacacacagagacacacaccacacacacacacacaccacacacacacacagagacacacaccacacacacacacacgctctcacacacacgtacacacgtacacatgcacacacacactcacacacacacaaacacacacacacacaaacacacacgcactcacacacactgtacttttttaatacatttttttatttacattttttcaaacacacacacacacacacacacacacacacacacactccaaagcacacacacacacacacacacacacacacacacacacacacacacacacacacactctaaagcaCACAGCGTGTGTCTGACTTAAcagacaaactctctctcccgtcactcatgatgtgtgtgtgtgtgtgtgtgtgtgtgtctctgtgtgtgtgtgtgtgtgtgtgtgtgtgtgtgtgtgtgtgtgtgtgtgtgtgtgtgtgtgcaggagctgaTATCACCAACGTGAAACGTGCTGACGCTGGCGCTGTTCTGGCTGACACTCTCAGGAGCTTCCTGTTCGACCTGCAGGTCTGAGATCTTctccaccactgtgtgtgtgtgtgtgtgtgtgtgtgtgtgtgtgtgtgtgtgtgtgtgagagtgtgtgtgtgtgtgtgtgtatgtgtgtgtgtgtgtgtgtgtgtgtgtgtgtgtgtgtgtgtatgtgtgtgtgtgtgtgtgtgtgtatagtgtgtgtgtgtgtgtgtgtgtgtatagtgtgtgtatagtgtgtgtgtgtgtgtgtgtgtgtgtgtgtgtgtgtgtgtatagtgtgtgtgtgtgtgtgtgtgtgtgtgtgtgtgtgtgtgtgtaatgtgtgtgtgtgtgtgtgtttgtgtgtgtatagtgtgtgtatagtgtgtgtatagtgtgtgtgtgtgtgtgtgtgtgtgtatagtgtgtgtgtgtgtgtgtgtgtgtgtgtgtgtagtgtgtgtgtgtatagtgtgtgtgtgtgtgtgtgtgtgtgtgtgtgtgtgtgtatagtgtgtgtgtgtgtgtgtgtgtgtgtgtagtgtgtgtgtgtgtgtgtgtgtgtgtgtgtgtgtgtgtatagtgtgtgtgtgtgtgtgtgtgtgtgtgtgtgtgaattgacgTGTTCCTCTCTTGTTGCCTGGCAGGTGGATGATGGATTGTTGGCGCTTGGATACACTAAAGACGACATCCCTGCTCTCGTCAAGGGCACTctacctcaggtacacacacacacacacacacacacacacacacacacacacacacacacacacacacaggtcttgtGTACTTGGCTGGACTCATGCTGGTGAGAGGCACGTCCAGTGCATTGTGTGGGTTACATGGTTCATTTGCACAGCAggttagcgcacacacacacacacacacacgcacacacacacacacacacacacacacacacacacacacacacacacacacacacacacacacacacacacacacacacacacacacactagtcaaaCCACTATGACGCTACCACTCTACAAGGCTAGCCTTAGAAGCATGCAGCCCGTGACAGCGGACACAGCtgatgtatatgagtgtgtcagtggcggttgctgctcTTTGGAATACGGGAAACTCTGATAAAATGGTCAACTATTCAATTAATACAGTGTTATTGCTgatatattgttatttgaggggGAGATATATCCTAAAACAGAAGAGACCCCGTAACTTTtacgcatccctgaacttgaaaccagaGCCTGTCTAtctctgttgaaacttcctgtCCAATCGCGACTTATGCTGTCAATCAAAAAAGGTCCAGCCACTatgacggttcctccaatcatcatacagaagctcggcatccgagccatcccactgtcccattcacccccagagaggccggCCTTCCCTGGAAATTACGATTTTGCAGCGTTTATCAAATAAACATTTAGCTTTTCCTGCACtgagaccagcccactccgtagtgccaTTGAAGTCCAGTGAAGCCGAGCCTCTATGGGGCttttaatggatcgtgtcgtcacagcaatgTTTAAGGTGGGCGAAATCACGATAGATGAccggcaaaaccttattgcgaAACGAAACTATAGCTATATAAGgatatagccatgaagttgaacacgtttttagcatgttctagttggaatattaggcttgctaatgtagcCCATAATAGGCATTATTTGATGCAGTTCTCCGTGATATTGTAGAGGAGGCTGAGTatcccctgcactcaatgagcaatcgcctctggtgtgtgtgtgtgtgtgtgtgtgtgtgtgtgtgtgtgtgtgtgtgtgtgtgtttacaggagCGGGTCACTAAACTGTCTCCCAGGCCTCACACAGAGGAAGACCTGACTGAACTCTTCGCTGCATCCATGAAGctctactaacacacacacacacacacacacacacacacactcacacagaggaaGACCATGAAGctctactaacacacacacacacacacacacacacacacacacacacacacacacacacatgaacctcCATGAAGAGCCTTGTCACATGTTAGTTCTTAATGAACATGTTTGTGCTTTATTGATCAATTACtgaacttaaaaaaataaagcaaaacaATGTGCAGACTCTCCTTGTTGTTTTTAAAGAAGTTTgaatcctctcctcctttcccgcctcccctcctcccctcctctcctcctctcctcctctctacccctctcctcctcccctcctcccctcctctcctcctctcctcctctctacccctctcctcctcccctcctcctctcctcctcttcagtgtcttgattgattggttgaaatTCTTTAGTGCCATATGCACAGGGGTAGGAATACAAAAGTGACGCAGGACAAAAGGATAACACAAAAAAGCCCAAGggcttatttccattgtggtcccttcgtagtgtgtgcatttgtaagtgtgtgtgtgagagagatgtgtgtgtgtgtgtgtgtgtgtgtgtgtgtgtgtgtgtgtgtgtgtgtgtgtcaaatgcaATGTATATGATAGtgtgggaagaaaaaaaacaacacaattcaatcaaacacatacagtacaaacatatTATATTAACCCGTGTGTAGTattatatatcatatattttatATGATATATTATATTTACCCGTGTGTAGCAttatatatgatatattattatatttaccCGTGTGTAGTATTATATatcatatattattatattaacccGTGTGTAGTAttatatatgatatattattatattaacccGTGTGTAGTATTATATatgatattattatattaacccGTGTGTAGTAttatatatgatatattattatattaacacgtgtattatatatgatatattattatattaacccGTGTGTAGTATTATATATGATGTATTATTATATTAACACGTGTGTAGTAttatatatgatatattattatattaacccGTGTGTAGTAttatatatgatatattattatattaacccGTGTGTAGTATTATATatgatattattatattaacccGTGTGTAGTATTATATatgatattattatattaacccGTGTGTAGTAttatatatgatatattattatattaacccGTGTGTAGTATTATATATCATGTATTATTATATTAACCCGTGTGTAGTAttatatatgatatattattatattaacccGTGTGTAGTAttatatatgatatattattatattaacccGTGTGTAGTAttatatatgatatattattatattaacccGTGTGTAGTAttatatatgatatattattatattaacccGTGTGTAGTAttatatatgatatattattatattaacccGTGTGTAGTAttatatatgatatattattatattaacccGTGTGTAGTAttatatatgatatattattatattaacccGTGTGTagtattatatataatatattattatattaacaCGTGTGTAGTATTATATATATGCACAGTCCCTCAAAGAAGAGGGCACAGTTCTACTCCAATGACATCATAAACAGTCCAGGAAATTCCAAGCAGTTTTTCTCCTGTC from Sardina pilchardus chromosome 2, fSarPil1.1, whole genome shotgun sequence includes the following:
- the adhfe1 gene encoding hydroxyacid-oxoacid transhydrogenase, mitochondrial, with translation MAGRDRVAHLMRQLASAACRCPAHSHTFHQGTGQATCTARTTDYAFEMASSNIRYGEGVTREIGMDLVNMSARKVCVMTDKNLSRLPPVKAVLDSLAHNGVPYLCYDNVRVEPTDTSFKEAIAFAKKENFDVFVAVGGGSVIDTCKAANLYACYPEADFLDFVNAPIGKGKPITRALKPLIAVPTTAGTGSETTGVAIFDYEPLKAKTGIANRALRPVLGIVDPLHTLHMPSRVAANSGFDVLCHALESYTALPYSERSPCPPTPLHRPAYQGSNPISDVWARHALNIVAKYMKRAVRDQGDVEARSSMHLASVFAGIGFGNAGVHLCHGMSYPIAGNVKTYKAKEYSVDHPVVPHGLSVVVTSPAVFSFTASMCPERHLEAAQILGADITNVKRADAGAVLADTLRSFLFDLQVDDGLLALGYTKDDIPALVKGTLPQERVTKLSPRPHTEEDLTELFAASMKLY